The Miscanthus floridulus cultivar M001 chromosome 6, ASM1932011v1, whole genome shotgun sequence genomic interval GAGCCAAAGGTTAGtatctagggtttcatcaattcagcaaaaccaaactagagctttcagcgaacCAGTTAACCACAGGGCCATTCTGGTCCAACTCTTTTTCTATCGATCGGACGGCCACACTTCCTTCACAGATTTGCTTCACCTCGACACAACCTCCATGATTCCACCACATGCCGCCTCATTCCTCCTCGGGACCTCTGcatgggttttgaggcccaaacttgGAAACCGTCCACcggatggttttgaggcccaaaccaccaaaccgtccacaagtagcgtactccatacgcatcCCCGGCAACTCGACGCGTGTCACCTCCATCCTCAACCGCCCGGGCGCCAAGTCTTTTAGAGCCTTGCTCGACTTGCACGTCCGtcgtcttgactcggtcaacacggtCACTACTCCATGTACACTTGCTCTTATCGATGTCCCCAGGCGTCAGCCACCACGGCTTGTCACCCGGCCTCCTGGTAcctcagtccaagcctcacgtccttCCCTCACCTGTTCCAGTCCATTGGCACGGCACGTCCCTACTTGAACTTCACCTCGCTGTCGACCACCGCCTCCaagctccacacctgcgcaccacaagccaagagacatattacacaacccaactcacgccatggttagttcaacccaagacgcgaatcacgttgacaatcacaCATCACAAATCAGAACCataagggcacatatcaaccttgtgttcgcaactAAACTGGGTCTATGGAAAAAGGCTAAAGTAACCACGAACAATCGGAGTAGCTGTGTCAATGCTCTGTTCACTGCCCCCGAGGCCACGATGATGACTGATTGGTGTCTAGAAGAAGATGGCCTATGAAAGCATCACCTGGTGGGCTGGTGGCGAGGGGCGACGTAGGGCGTGACTGGCTCAGAGCAAGTACAGTAATGGGCTTATAGCCAAGCTAGTCAACATTTTTGTTGATGTAGAgaggagaagagaagagagagaagagagcttGGCTCTTATTTTATCTTAAGCTGGGCACGGAAGCATGGGCATCTGTGGGGCCAAACAATAATGTATGTGAGGAGGAGTATGAAAGAGAAAGTAAGACATGGTACCACATAATAATAAACAACATTTTTATAGATAAATATGAGACAACTATTGTATGACTTGGGTCTTATAACTTGACTTATAGCCAAGCACTTGGCTCTATTATTGACCTTGCTCTCAGTTTCCCACCTGGCCTGGCCATCAAAATAAACCAGGTTGGCCTGATCCTGTTGTGGGCAACGCAAGGTTAGAAACACCGTTCCTTTAGTAAAAGCATAATTGGCCTTTGCAAAAGATTGCACGCCCATGCCAATGCTTGATGCTCTTTCATAGCTTTCGCGAAAAGCATATCGAATAAATCAAAGCACAGAAGCCATGGTATCTCGTGGACACCATCATCAGAATCATCTCCATGCTCAACCAAAGGTGAGCACGATCATCACCAAAAAAATCCAAAGCAAATAGAGGGAGACAGATTCTTCTTCTTCACACGATTCACAAAGCCAAAGCTCGGCATCATTTCCTACCATGCTTTACAACGATAATACCCTGTTCTGTACAGTATATCAAAGCAAACATACACAATAGTTTAAGTCCTGAAGACGGGGTCCTGAAAAGGTAGACGGCAGTAACCTTCAGCTAAGTACAGTTACTTGGGGTGTGCCCACTAAGGCAAGGTTGATCGTAGCAAGGTGGAGTTCCATGTCACAAATGGCAAAAGGTAAGCCAGACAACATGATGGCAGCAGCATCCACAGCTCAACCGCACGATCACCATGACGAGCAGGAATACCAGAAATCAAGCATCAGAATTCCACAAACAGTCTTTTGAGGCCTGCTGAAAGTAGCAAAAGCAGGATACCTTGCTTCCCTTCCATACCCAGAAAAAGCCAATCCAGTAATAATGATGATAATGACCAAACTGAACTCGATCTATATACACATGCAGTCTTGGATCCTTAAGATTTTGTTTATACCTCCATGTTGATGGCCACTTCTAAATACTCAAACCCTCCATGCCGAGTTTCTTTGACTCCATCTTGAGGAACTTCAGATATCTAACAGCTTCCTCCAGGACAGAAGAAGTATCCAGTTGATCTCCATCAGGGATTATACCCCTAAGAACTGTGACCACGTTCCTGATATTCTCATGAGTTACATTTTCCATGGATCCATAGCAAACTGAACTGTTTCCAGAAACTTGACTAGTTGTCTTAAACCTTGGCAGTGAAGATGATTCAAAGGGACCACTTTCCAAGGGATCAGGAGTACGCCCGGTACTCACAACATCATCTTCATCGCTGTAATCATCAGAGCTCAGAAGTGCATCGATTTCTTCTGTATCCTCCTTGAAAGATGAGGGCTGTTCTTCAAGATTGCCATTGTCTTGGCCTGAACTTCTACAAACCACTTCACCATGGCATTGGAGCAAATCGATGTTTGTGGGGTTCAGATTGTTCACCAAGGCTGGATGGTACATGATGCATCCTTTTTCATCGGTGTGATCAAAGATGATGAAATTTCTGGGGCATACCTTGGAAGGCTGGAGCTCAAATGCATCAAGTGGGCTTCGGATGTGAGGGCTTGTGATGCCCGAAGGGGCTGCTAAGGCAGGTGAAACAGGAACACTGTGGTTGCACTGAACACCCAAAAGTCCATTATCCGCTTCATATCCATAAGCAAAGGAGGAATTTCCAGCTAAAGATGTTGGATACCTCTGCATGGGTAGATGGCCGAAATTGGACCCAAGCACACTATGACGCTAATGTATGTGATCTACTTGATTTGTTGCAGTGAACTGCCCAAAACAACCAGAATTCTAAAATGTGATTGCAGCTTGCAACAACAGATGACTAAATATGTCCTACCGCGAAGTAGCCATCACCATGACTGCACTGTTTTGTTGTAGCAAATTTCTATTGACACCGAACCTAAATAGCAGATCA includes:
- the LOC136458536 gene encoding transcription factor bHLH144-like — protein: MQRYPTSLAGNSSFAYGYEADNGLLGVQCNHSVPVSPALAAPSGITSPHIRSPLDAFELQPSKVCPRNFIIFDHTDEKGCIMYHPALVNNLNPTNIDLLQCHGEVVCRSSGQDNGNLEEQPSSFKEDTEEIDALLSSDDYSDEDDVVSTGRTPDPLESGPFESSSLPRFKTTSQVSGNSSVCYGSMENVTHENIRNVVTVLRGIIPDGDQLDTSSVLEEAVRYLKFLKMESKKLGMEGLSI